In Syntrophomonas wolfei subsp. wolfei str. Goettingen G311, a single window of DNA contains:
- a CDS encoding dTDP-glucose 4,6-dehydratase, which yields MNILVTGGAGFIGRWVVKKLLAEGQRITALDDLSNGRLMNIDEFRDNPDFLFIEGDIKDRDTLKQVFAGGFDLVYHLAASINVQDSIDDPRTTYENDVTGTFNVLEECRRQNIKMLFMSTCMVYERSLDETGITEEHPVKPASPYAASKLAGEALTLSYYYAYGLPTVVVRPFNTYGPFQKSSGEGGVVAIFIQRELAGEELNIYGDGTQTRDLLYVEDCADFVVRAGRDSRANGQLLNAGLGRDVSINGLARMIGGDAGRIRHVAHIHPQSEIPKLLCNYDKARELLDWQPRVSLEEGLQRTREWMIVG from the coding sequence ATGAATATTCTGGTTACCGGCGGGGCCGGTTTTATTGGCCGGTGGGTAGTTAAAAAACTGCTGGCGGAAGGGCAGCGGATTACGGCCCTGGATGACCTGTCCAACGGACGCTTAATGAATATAGATGAATTCAGGGATAACCCTGATTTCTTGTTTATAGAGGGAGATATCAAGGATCGGGATACATTAAAGCAGGTGTTTGCCGGTGGTTTTGACCTGGTCTATCACCTGGCGGCCAGCATTAATGTACAGGATTCCATAGATGATCCCCGCACAACTTATGAAAATGATGTGACCGGGACTTTTAATGTATTGGAAGAATGCCGGCGGCAGAACATAAAGATGCTTTTCATGTCTACCTGCATGGTTTACGAACGCAGTTTGGATGAGACCGGCATCACTGAGGAGCACCCGGTGAAACCGGCTTCACCTTACGCGGCCAGCAAGCTGGCGGGAGAGGCCCTGACCCTTTCCTATTATTACGCCTATGGCTTGCCCACAGTGGTAGTTCGACCCTTCAACACCTATGGGCCTTTCCAGAAATCCTCCGGCGAGGGTGGGGTGGTAGCCATCTTTATTCAGCGAGAACTGGCCGGAGAAGAGCTCAATATATACGGGGATGGCACCCAGACCCGGGATTTGCTCTATGTGGAGGATTGTGCTGATTTTGTTGTCCGGGCAGGTAGGGACAGCCGGGCAAATGGGCAACTGCTTAATGCCGGGCTGGGGCGGGATGTAAGCATCAACGGGCTGGCCCGGATGATAGGCGGTGATGCCGGGAGAATCAGACATGTTGCTCATATTCATCCTCAGAGCGAAATTCCCAAGCTGCTCTGCAACTACGATAAAGCGCGGGAGCTGCTGGATTGGCAGCCCCGGGTAAGTCTGGAAGAGGGGCTGCAAAGAACCCGGGAGTGGATGATTGTCGGATGA
- a CDS encoding DegT/DnrJ/EryC1/StrS family aminotransferase encodes MHRKNYGYAPGDFPVAEDFYRREISLPIFPGLKREEQDYVIHHVWSSVVR; translated from the coding sequence CTGCACCGGAAAAACTATGGCTACGCCCCTGGTGATTTCCCGGTGGCGGAGGATTTCTACCGGCGTGAAATCAGCCTGCCCATTTTCCCGGGATTGAAGCGGGAGGAACAGGATTACGTGATACATCATGTTTGGTCATCGGTCGTCAGATGA
- a CDS encoding zinc-ribbon domain containing protein, producing the protein MFQDKTLVCQDCGQEFVFTAGEQEFYSEKGFENEPKRCRECRVNRRNSRSNSRGPREMFAAVCAGCGAETEVPFRPVEGRPVYCMECFQKQKEAAY; encoded by the coding sequence ATGTTTCAAGACAAGACTTTAGTGTGCCAGGATTGTGGACAGGAATTCGTTTTCACTGCTGGTGAACAGGAATTCTACAGTGAAAAGGGGTTTGAAAACGAGCCCAAACGTTGCCGGGAATGTAGAGTGAATCGTCGTAATAGCCGTAGTAATAGCCGGGGGCCGCGCGAAATGTTTGCCGCAGTCTGTGCCGGTTGTGGGGCTGAGACCGAGGTTCCCTTTAGACCAGTTGAAGGCAGACCGGTCTACTGTATGGAATGTTTCCAAAAACAAAAAGAAGCAGCATACTAA
- a CDS encoding YjfB family protein, whose product METAAIAGMAMGVQAARLQQEVATGVMKMQMDASKEAAQGIIDMMKMSSQALEKSVNPHLGTMLDILA is encoded by the coding sequence ATGGAAACTGCAGCTATAGCCGGGATGGCTATGGGAGTTCAGGCCGCCAGGCTACAACAAGAGGTGGCGACCGGGGTCATGAAAATGCAGATGGATGCGAGTAAAGAAGCGGCCCAGGGTATTATCGATATGATGAAAATGAGCAGCCAGGCCCTGGAGAAATCAGTAAACCCCCATCTGGGAACTATGTTGGATATTTTGGCCTAG
- the fliS gene encoding flagellar export chaperone FliS, with product MSVNAQAYNQYKKSVVETVAPEKLLLMLYDAAIKNINNAKKAIKEKDINRAHEQIMRTEEIIVELMSTLNMEYEISGRLFALYEYFYHRLTQANAQKDIVILDEVEGFLLELRGTWQEAINALKTAPSQDNKVEVEPVASVTPRIPSEAMGVKPINPATTAKGINITG from the coding sequence ATGAGTGTTAATGCTCAGGCGTATAATCAATACAAGAAATCTGTGGTAGAAACTGTTGCTCCGGAAAAGTTACTGCTTATGCTCTATGATGCAGCTATTAAAAATATAAATAATGCCAAAAAGGCTATAAAGGAAAAGGATATAAACCGGGCTCACGAACAAATAATGAGAACGGAAGAGATTATTGTTGAGTTGATGTCTACTTTGAATATGGAATATGAAATATCAGGGAGGCTATTTGCCCTTTACGAATATTTCTATCACCGCCTTACCCAGGCCAATGCCCAAAAAGATATTGTAATACTAGATGAGGTAGAGGGATTCTTGCTGGAGTTAAGGGGTACCTGGCAGGAGGCCATCAACGCTCTGAAAACAGCTCCTTCCCAGGATAACAAGGTTGAAGTTGAACCCGTGGCTAGTGTAACTCCAAGAATTCCAAGTGAAGCAATGGGGGTCAAGCCCATAAATCCAGCCACTACAGCCAAAGGGATTAACATAACCGGTTAG
- a CDS encoding OmpA/MotB family protein, protein MAGRRRKKVQEEEQGGMERWLITYADLITLLMVFFVLMYSMSQINAQKFAAVANSLSLVLSGQAMSTLSTQGPSMVEGLSGQMLPEGPGTIPDNQGQLDEVKRMIAEFIKAEDLTADEAQKGGSTSTTRLSDNLIVYEQERGLVISFKDTMLFASGSDELTPRAREIIQQIGGALLKLPNFIRVEGHTDNRPINTAKFPSNWELSVLRASNVVHVLNENARIPAERLSIIGYGENRPLVANDSDEGRAMNRRVDIVILKKKYDYFEPPQSTHQEDMQPGNQ, encoded by the coding sequence ATGGCTGGTCGCAGAAGAAAGAAAGTCCAGGAAGAAGAACAAGGTGGTATGGAACGCTGGCTTATCACCTATGCAGATTTGATTACCCTGTTAATGGTGTTTTTTGTCTTGATGTATTCCATGAGCCAGATTAACGCCCAGAAATTTGCGGCTGTAGCCAATTCCTTGAGCCTGGTGCTTAGCGGGCAGGCTATGTCCACCCTTAGTACCCAGGGGCCATCGATGGTTGAAGGCCTGTCCGGGCAGATGCTGCCTGAAGGGCCGGGTACCATCCCGGACAATCAGGGACAATTGGACGAAGTTAAACGAATGATTGCCGAGTTCATAAAAGCAGAAGACCTGACTGCTGATGAGGCTCAGAAGGGGGGGAGTACCTCCACTACCCGCTTGAGTGACAACCTGATAGTTTATGAGCAGGAGCGGGGACTGGTAATCAGTTTTAAAGATACCATGCTCTTTGCCAGTGGCTCGGATGAGCTTACCCCGCGAGCACGAGAAATCATCCAGCAGATAGGAGGAGCCTTGCTCAAGTTGCCCAATTTTATCAGGGTGGAGGGGCACACTGATAACCGGCCCATAAACACGGCTAAATTTCCCTCTAACTGGGAGCTTTCCGTTTTGCGGGCTTCTAATGTGGTGCATGTTTTAAACGAGAATGCCCGTATTCCGGCGGAACGCCTGTCCATAATAGGTTATGGGGAAAACCGTCCCCTGGTGGCTAATGACAGCGATGAAGGCCGGGCTATGAACCGCCGGGTAGATATAGTAATATTAAAGAAGAAATATGATTATTTTGAACCGCCTCAAAGCACCCATCAAGAGGATATGCAGCCAGGAAATCAATAA
- the secA gene encoding preprotein translocase subunit SecA — MIKSLLKSLLDDDEREVKKLRRTVEVINSLEAEFQELAEEEFPQKTGEFKERLKNGEELDDILPEAFALVREASQRVLGMRHFDVQLIGGMVLHQGRIAEMKTGEGKTLVATLPAYLNALEGKGVHIVTVNDYLAARDADWMGPVLEYCGLSVGLIVHGLSYEERKAAYACDVTYGTNNEMGFDYLRDNMVVSADNMVQRELHYAIIDEVDSILVDEARTPLIISGEGDKPTTLYYQIAKFIPRLRNEEDYKVDEKAHVVTLTEEGVKKVEKYFTIENLSENMELAHHVNQGLKAHSLMKRDRDYVIKDEQVIIVDEFTGRLMFGRRYSDGLHQAIEAKEGVKIEKESQTLATITFQNYFRMYHKLGGMTGTAKTEEEEFRKIYGMDVVSIPTHNPMIREDQADMVYRTEEGKFRAVVEDIISRHQAKQPVLVGTISVEKSEYLSAMLAKRGVKHQVLNAKYHEKEAQIIAQAGQEETVTIATNMAGRGTDIVLGEGIQELGGLYVLGTERHESRRIDNQLRGRSGRQGDPGESRFYVSLEDDLMRLFGSANVEGLMDRLGMDDDMPIEHKMISRAIESAQKKVEARNFSIRKNVLEYDDVINQQREVMYGERRKVLFGEDLKETVASMVDDVIEQAVERFAGEFKYSDEWDLPGFLSYIEQSIIPQPDFNQEDMRGMRKNEVVAFLAEKTQTLYEQREKEMGSEIMRELEKAILLRIIDEKWMDHIDAMDQLRNGISLRAYGQKDPLIEYKFEAFEAFQMMIESMKEDVVRYIFRVKVVQQPEERKTFENQGEEAEKKPVRVGKKIGRNDLCPCGSGKKYKKCCGRGVS; from the coding sequence ATGATTAAAAGTTTATTGAAATCCCTCTTGGATGATGATGAAAGAGAAGTCAAGAAACTCAGGCGAACGGTGGAGGTAATAAATTCCCTGGAAGCGGAGTTCCAGGAGTTGGCGGAGGAGGAATTTCCGCAAAAAACCGGTGAATTTAAGGAAAGATTAAAGAATGGCGAGGAACTTGACGATATATTACCTGAGGCTTTTGCCTTGGTAAGGGAAGCTTCACAACGGGTTTTAGGCATGCGGCACTTTGATGTGCAGTTGATTGGGGGAATGGTTCTTCACCAGGGAAGGATCGCCGAGATGAAAACCGGTGAAGGTAAAACCCTGGTGGCCACCTTGCCGGCCTATTTGAATGCCCTGGAGGGTAAAGGGGTTCACATCGTAACCGTTAATGATTACCTGGCGGCCCGCGATGCGGACTGGATGGGACCGGTTCTAGAATATTGCGGTCTGTCGGTAGGCTTAATTGTACACGGGTTAAGTTATGAGGAAAGAAAAGCCGCCTATGCTTGTGACGTCACTTATGGTACTAATAACGAAATGGGTTTCGATTACCTGCGTGACAATATGGTGGTGTCTGCGGACAATATGGTGCAGCGCGAGTTGCATTATGCCATTATTGACGAGGTTGACTCGATACTGGTTGATGAAGCCCGCACCCCTTTGATTATTTCGGGAGAAGGGGACAAACCTACCACCCTTTATTACCAGATTGCCAAATTTATTCCCCGTTTGAGGAACGAAGAAGACTATAAGGTGGACGAAAAGGCCCATGTAGTTACCCTGACCGAAGAAGGGGTAAAAAAGGTTGAGAAGTATTTTACCATAGAGAATCTATCCGAAAATATGGAACTTGCTCATCATGTAAACCAGGGCTTGAAGGCTCATAGCCTTATGAAGAGAGACCGGGATTATGTGATTAAAGATGAACAGGTAATAATAGTGGATGAATTCACTGGGCGCTTGATGTTTGGCCGCCGCTATAGCGATGGCCTGCACCAGGCCATTGAGGCCAAAGAGGGAGTAAAGATAGAAAAGGAGTCCCAAACTCTGGCCACTATTACCTTCCAGAACTATTTTCGCATGTACCATAAGTTGGGAGGAATGACGGGTACAGCCAAAACTGAAGAAGAGGAATTCCGCAAGATCTATGGTATGGATGTAGTTAGCATTCCTACCCACAACCCCATGATAAGGGAAGATCAAGCGGATATGGTTTATCGCACGGAAGAAGGGAAGTTCCGGGCGGTAGTAGAAGATATTATTTCCCGGCATCAAGCCAAACAGCCCGTTCTGGTGGGTACTATATCTGTTGAAAAGTCCGAATACTTAAGCGCAATGCTGGCAAAAAGAGGAGTTAAACATCAGGTATTAAATGCCAAATACCATGAAAAAGAGGCTCAGATCATTGCCCAGGCGGGGCAGGAGGAAACGGTAACCATTGCCACCAACATGGCGGGACGAGGAACCGACATAGTTTTGGGGGAAGGAATACAGGAATTGGGGGGTCTTTATGTTCTGGGAACGGAAAGACACGAATCCCGCCGTATAGACAACCAGCTGCGCGGGCGTTCCGGCCGCCAGGGGGATCCAGGCGAATCGCGCTTCTATGTTTCCCTGGAAGATGACCTGATGCGACTCTTTGGCTCAGCCAATGTTGAAGGTCTTATGGATCGCCTGGGTATGGATGATGACATGCCCATTGAGCATAAAATGATAAGCCGCGCGATCGAAAGTGCCCAGAAGAAGGTAGAAGCTCGCAACTTTAGCATAAGAAAAAATGTTTTGGAGTATGACGATGTTATCAACCAGCAGCGGGAAGTAATGTACGGGGAACGCCGCAAGGTGCTCTTCGGCGAGGATCTGAAAGAAACCGTTGCCAGCATGGTGGATGATGTTATAGAGCAGGCAGTGGAGAGATTTGCCGGTGAATTTAAATACTCGGACGAGTGGGATTTACCAGGATTTCTTTCCTATATTGAACAGAGTATCATTCCCCAACCTGATTTCAATCAGGAGGATATGCGGGGAATGCGAAAAAATGAAGTTGTGGCATTTCTGGCAGAGAAAACGCAGACCCTCTATGAACAGCGGGAAAAAGAAATGGGCAGCGAGATAATGCGGGAGCTGGAAAAGGCTATACTCTTGCGGATAATTGATGAAAAATGGATGGATCATATTGATGCCATGGATCAACTCCGCAATGGAATTTCCTTGCGGGCTTATGGTCAGAAGGATCCGTTAATCGAGTACAAATTCGAGGCCTTTGAGGCTTTTCAAATGATGATTGAGAGTATGAAGGAAGATGTGGTGCGCTACATTTTCCGGGTGAAGGTGGTTCAACAACCGGAGGAAAGAAAAACCTTTGAGAACCAGGGGGAAGAGGCAGAGAAGAAGCCGGTACGCGTAGGCAAAAAGATAGGACGCAATGACCTCTGTCCCTGTGGAAGCGGGAAAAAGTATAAGAAATGTTGCGGGAGAGGGGTTAGTTAA
- a CDS encoding flagellar motor protein: MDIATFIGLVVGLGGLAGGFLLEGAHLSSLWGHTAFIIVFGGTIGATIVSYTMEELKKVPFFLKVVFSEKKIDYFTVMETLVETADKARREGLLSLESQLGEIDNEFLSRGLQLVIDGTDPELTRSMLEMEIEAHEKSQKVGVDIFMTAGGFAPTMGIIGTVMGLIHVLSNIAEPDKLAGAIAVAFLATLYGVASANVMWIPFGTKIKVKSGREILLMELVLEGILSIQAGENPRVIREKLMTFLPADAREKGAEQERARMEM, from the coding sequence ATGGATATAGCTACTTTTATCGGATTGGTAGTGGGCCTGGGTGGCTTGGCAGGAGGTTTCCTGCTGGAAGGCGCACACTTGAGCAGCCTGTGGGGACATACCGCTTTTATCATTGTTTTTGGCGGCACCATAGGCGCCACAATAGTATCCTATACGATGGAAGAGCTAAAAAAAGTGCCTTTTTTTCTTAAAGTGGTATTTAGCGAAAAGAAAATCGACTATTTTACCGTGATGGAAACACTGGTGGAAACGGCGGACAAGGCCAGGCGTGAAGGCCTGCTCAGCCTGGAGAGCCAACTGGGGGAAATAGATAATGAATTCCTGTCCCGAGGACTGCAGCTGGTAATCGATGGTACCGACCCCGAATTAACCCGCAGCATGCTGGAAATGGAGATAGAAGCCCACGAGAAAAGCCAAAAAGTAGGCGTTGACATATTTATGACGGCCGGCGGTTTTGCTCCCACTATGGGTATAATCGGAACTGTTATGGGATTGATCCATGTTTTGAGTAATATAGCCGAGCCGGACAAGCTGGCCGGTGCTATTGCGGTGGCTTTTTTAGCCACCCTTTATGGTGTTGCTTCCGCCAATGTGATGTGGATACCCTTTGGAACCAAGATAAAGGTAAAATCAGGCCGGGAAATCCTCCTGATGGAATTGGTTTTGGAAGGAATCCTTTCCATTCAAGCTGGGGAAAATCCCCGGGTAATCCGGGAAAAACTTATGACCTTCCTGCCGGCTGATGCCAGGGAAAAGGGGGCAGAACAGGAGAGAGCCAGGATGGAGATGTGA
- the hpf gene encoding ribosome hibernation-promoting factor, HPF/YfiA family — protein sequence MKFIIRGRNIEITDALKDYTTKRLSKLEKYIDDVKEAQVALSIEGEDHKVEVTIPLNGIILRGEEMSDDMYSSIDMVEEKLEKQIEKYKTRLYRSNRGAGLKKALAEEIKKELDKGEKIEKFKVVRSKRFALKPMDVEEAIMQMNLLGHSFFVFFNPQSEEVNVVYKRKDGNYGLIEPDFD from the coding sequence ATGAAATTTATCATCAGAGGCAGGAACATTGAGATTACCGATGCTCTAAAAGATTACACCACCAAGAGGCTTTCCAAGTTGGAAAAATACATCGATGATGTAAAGGAGGCACAGGTAGCTTTATCAATTGAGGGAGAGGATCATAAAGTCGAAGTTACCATACCCTTGAATGGAATAATCCTCCGGGGAGAGGAAATGAGCGATGATATGTACAGCTCCATTGATATGGTGGAGGAAAAGCTGGAAAAACAGATTGAAAAGTATAAAACCCGGCTTTACCGGAGCAACCGGGGCGCAGGCCTGAAGAAGGCTCTGGCCGAGGAAATCAAAAAAGAATTGGATAAGGGCGAAAAAATTGAGAAGTTTAAGGTCGTTCGCAGCAAGAGGTTTGCCTTAAAACCCATGGATGTAGAAGAAGCCATAATGCAAATGAATCTTTTGGGACACAGCTTTTTTGTATTCTTCAATCCCCAGAGCGAAGAGGTAAATGTAGTCTATAAAAGGAAAGACGGAAATTACGGATTAATTGAGCCGGATTTCGATTAG
- a CDS encoding UDP-N-acetylglucosamine 4,6-dehydratase family protein gives MGIKEMIRGKKVLVTGGTGTVGKKLAQRLLELEAAVVRIYSRDEHKQFAIQEHFTYQRLDMKRMRFFLGDVRDKERLKRAMEDIDLVFHLAALKHVPACEYNPSEAVKTNVIGTQNIIDCAIETAVSAVVYTSTDKAASPTNTMGATKLLSERLISSADHWKGPRQIKFLSVRFGNIINSRGSVVPLFEKQIARGGPVTLTDPLMTRFFMSADRAVDLILKSLAMSRGGETFVFKMPVLQVGDLARAVIDNSGKDVEMSIIGLRPGEKMYEELMSEEESARALETDELFVIIPYDHDRREYQECYSGARLAECSTYSSTAAEAMSLEEIKAMLNGKR, from the coding sequence ATGGGCATAAAAGAGATGATACGGGGCAAAAAGGTGCTGGTGACCGGGGGCACCGGGACGGTGGGGAAAAAACTGGCGCAAAGGCTTCTGGAATTGGAAGCAGCGGTGGTTCGCATCTATTCCCGGGATGAACATAAACAGTTTGCTATACAGGAGCATTTTACCTACCAGAGGCTGGACATGAAGCGGATGCGCTTTTTTCTCGGCGATGTGCGGGACAAGGAACGCTTGAAGCGGGCGATGGAGGATATAGACCTGGTTTTTCACCTGGCGGCTTTAAAGCATGTACCGGCCTGCGAGTACAACCCTTCGGAAGCAGTCAAGACCAATGTTATAGGGACGCAGAATATAATTGATTGTGCTATAGAAACGGCGGTTTCTGCCGTGGTATATACCAGTACGGACAAGGCGGCGTCACCCACCAATACTATGGGGGCCACCAAATTGCTCTCTGAACGCTTGATATCTTCAGCGGATCACTGGAAGGGCCCTCGGCAAATCAAATTCCTTTCCGTTCGTTTTGGCAATATAATCAACAGCCGGGGTTCAGTGGTGCCGCTGTTTGAGAAGCAGATTGCCCGGGGGGGACCGGTTACGCTTACCGACCCACTCATGACTCGCTTCTTTATGAGCGCGGATCGGGCGGTGGATTTGATATTAAAATCCCTGGCTATGTCGCGGGGCGGGGAAACCTTTGTATTTAAGATGCCGGTTCTGCAGGTGGGCGACCTGGCCCGAGCGGTGATAGATAATTCAGGTAAAGATGTAGAAATGAGCATAATCGGCCTACGGCCCGGGGAGAAGATGTACGAGGAACTGATGAGTGAGGAAGAAAGCGCGCGAGCGCTGGAAACGGACGAACTTTTTGTCATAATACCTTATGACCATGACCGGCGGGAGTACCAGGAGTGCTATAGCGGTGCCCGGCTGGCCGAGTGTAGTACATATAGCTCAACTGCTGCTGAGGCGATGAGTTTGGAAGAAATAAAAGCTATGCTTAATGGGAAACGATAA
- a CDS encoding flagellar protein FliT codes for MNWHKGETMVISKWSRVCMETISPIEKARGLYGDLLLLSKEQLLLARSINADKDISQEMLTLFQKRQEIMEGIDLLLLEINQGENRNNTVNSKNSRVEFPLSLGKQQAETHDKVIQEIIAIIREIQAHDEVGRKIMQKSQREAGKKLASLKRSQAASNAYLHVDSYADGWFFDQKK; via the coding sequence ATGAACTGGCATAAAGGGGAAACTATGGTTATTAGTAAATGGAGTCGAGTATGTATGGAGACGATTTCGCCAATTGAAAAAGCCCGGGGATTATATGGGGATTTGCTCCTGTTATCCAAGGAGCAGTTGCTGCTGGCTCGAAGCATTAATGCTGATAAAGATATTAGCCAGGAGATGCTGACTCTGTTTCAAAAACGCCAGGAAATAATGGAGGGGATAGACCTCCTACTGTTGGAAATAAATCAAGGGGAAAATAGGAATAATACAGTAAATAGTAAAAATAGCCGGGTTGAATTCCCGCTTTCTCTGGGAAAACAGCAAGCAGAAACACATGATAAAGTAATACAAGAAATTATTGCAATAATTAGAGAGATTCAGGCCCATGATGAGGTGGGACGAAAAATCATGCAAAAATCGCAACGGGAAGCAGGAAAAAAGCTAGCCAGCCTGAAAAGAAGCCAGGCAGCTTCAAATGCCTACTTACATGTCGATAGCTATGCAGACGGCTGGTTTTTTGACCAGAAAAAATAG
- a CDS encoding flagellar protein FlaG, with the protein MRVDGQGMAPNVFPSDTPVNRPVNSAATVVKEPGGEPRERIGRESLSAQMEAKKIEEIARNLNEAVKFASCHLEFQPYEDSGRFQVKVVNSLSGEVIKEIPPDYLLDFSIKMKEMINQVVGLFVDELA; encoded by the coding sequence ATGCGGGTAGATGGGCAAGGGATGGCCCCTAATGTTTTCCCCTCTGATACTCCGGTGAACCGGCCGGTGAATTCGGCTGCAACTGTAGTTAAAGAGCCAGGCGGAGAGCCCCGGGAGAGAATTGGACGGGAAAGTCTAAGTGCACAGATGGAAGCCAAAAAAATCGAGGAAATAGCCAGGAACCTGAATGAAGCGGTTAAGTTTGCCAGTTGTCATCTCGAGTTTCAACCTTATGAGGATAGCGGGCGTTTTCAGGTTAAAGTAGTAAATAGTCTAAGCGGTGAGGTTATAAAAGAGATTCCCCCGGATTATTTGCTGGATTTTTCCATTAAGATGAAAGAAATGATAAATCAGGTAGTAGGTCTTTTCGTAGATGAACTGGCATAA
- a CDS encoding type II toxin-antitoxin system VapC family toxin, with protein MGLDYTGQTLMIDSNCFIYLIEGECYPLFLPRVERSFRAVSKGQCVALTSPITLTEVMTRPRKMGQEDLAYTYKALITNFPNLNIIPIDNNIADRAAALRGLYGLKTPDALQLATGLVNRATRFVTFDREFRKLPPLMNVLIPDE; from the coding sequence ATGGGATTAGACTATACGGGTCAAACACTTATGATTGACAGCAATTGCTTTATATATCTTATTGAAGGTGAGTGTTATCCACTATTCTTACCCCGGGTGGAAAGATCATTCAGAGCTGTTAGTAAAGGCCAATGTGTGGCTTTGACTTCTCCAATTACCTTAACTGAAGTTATGACCCGCCCCAGGAAAATGGGTCAGGAAGACCTGGCTTACACCTACAAAGCACTTATTACCAATTTCCCCAACCTTAATATAATACCCATCGACAATAACATCGCTGATCGTGCGGCTGCTTTGCGAGGCCTATACGGACTAAAGACCCCGGATGCTCTGCAATTGGCAACCGGTCTGGTTAATAGAGCCACTCGTTTTGTAACTTTTGACCGGGAATTTCGCAAGCTGCCACCTTTAATGAATGTGCTTATTCCCGATGAATAA
- the pseC gene encoding UDP-4-amino-4,6-dideoxy-N-acetyl-beta-L-altrosamine transaminase — translation MEIDSFIPYGRQNIEQDDIDAVIEVLRSAWITQGPWGEEFEKQVATYCGVSYAVAFNSGTSALHAAIYAAGIGPGDEVITSPVTFLATANAAVYTGARPVFVDMDINSYCIDPQLLEAAITPRSRAIVPVDYAGYPVDISVIKEIARRHNLLIIEDAAHALGARRQGRAVGQDADMSILSFHPVKHITTGEGGIVLTDNPELQERLRQFRSHGIVRDASRMMENHGPWYYEMQSLGYNFRLSDIQSALGISQLKKLETFVEERQRIACYYDQAFAGIKQLHTPPRPAAGDRHAYHLYPLLLSPGIDRQEVFSYLRERKIGVQVHYIPVHLQPYYRKNYGYGPGDFPVAEDFYRREISLPIFPGLKREEQDYVIHHVCSSVVGHRKTEGG, via the coding sequence ATGGAGATAGATAGTTTTATTCCTTATGGCAGGCAAAACATAGAGCAGGATGATATTGATGCGGTTATTGAAGTTTTACGCTCTGCTTGGATTACCCAGGGACCCTGGGGAGAGGAGTTCGAAAAACAGGTAGCTACCTACTGCGGGGTGTCCTATGCGGTGGCTTTTAACAGCGGCACCTCGGCTTTGCATGCCGCCATATATGCGGCGGGGATAGGGCCAGGGGATGAAGTGATTACTTCCCCCGTAACTTTTCTGGCCACGGCCAATGCGGCTGTTTACACAGGTGCCCGCCCGGTTTTTGTGGATATGGATATTAACAGCTATTGTATTGACCCGCAGCTGCTTGAAGCGGCTATTACTCCTCGCAGCCGGGCCATCGTTCCGGTGGATTATGCCGGTTATCCGGTGGATATAAGCGTGATAAAGGAAATAGCCCGGAGGCATAATCTCCTGATTATAGAGGATGCTGCTCATGCCCTGGGGGCGCGGAGGCAGGGGCGAGCGGTAGGCCAGGATGCGGATATGAGTATCTTGAGTTTCCACCCGGTAAAACATATTACTACCGGGGAAGGGGGAATAGTGCTGACGGATAACCCGGAGCTGCAGGAGCGTTTGCGGCAGTTTCGCAGCCATGGAATAGTGCGTGATGCCTCTCGGATGATGGAAAACCATGGTCCCTGGTACTATGAAATGCAGAGCCTGGGCTATAATTTCCGCTTAAGCGACATCCAGTCGGCCCTGGGCATTTCCCAGTTGAAGAAGTTGGAGACTTTTGTGGAGGAAAGGCAGCGGATAGCTTGCTATTATGATCAGGCCTTTGCTGGCATTAAGCAGCTGCATACTCCGCCACGCCCGGCTGCTGGCGATCGCCATGCTTATCATCTCTATCCTTTGCTCCTGTCTCCCGGGATTGACCGCCAGGAAGTATTCTCCTACCTGCGGGAGCGAAAAATCGGGGTGCAGGTACATTATATTCCGGTGCACCTCCAGCCTTACTATCGTAAAAATTATGGCTATGGCCCAGGTGATTTTCCGGTGGCGGAGGATTTCTACCGGCGTGAAATCAGCTTGCCCATTTTTCCGGGATTGAAACGGGAGGAACAGGATTATGTGATACATCATGTTTGTTCGTCGGTCGTCGGACATCGGAAAACGGAGGGCGGATAA